In a genomic window of Roseiflexus castenholzii DSM 13941:
- a CDS encoding thiolase family protein gives MAEALLIEAVRTPVGKHGKALRAIHPVDLLGQHIAALLARVGVDPAAINDVIAGCVGQSGEQSANIARNAWLAAGLPESIPATTIDRQCGSSLQAIHFAAQGVMAGVYDLVIAAGVESMTRVPLGASIAVGPGTPLSPRLAQRYGLDRGWFDQARGAERIAREWRLTREDLDQYSLRSHRLAAAARDAGRFATEIIPVALPGGGVFDADEGIRADTSVEQLAALKPAFPDLDLITAGNASQISDGAAAALIASPSAARALGLRPRARFVSFAVVGVDPVTMLTGPIPVTRRALERAGLRVEDIDLFEVNEAFAPVVLAWQKEIGAPWERVNVNGGAIALGHPLGATGGRMMATLVHELERRSGRYGLIAICEGGGMANATIIERV, from the coding sequence ATGGCGGAAGCGTTGCTGATCGAAGCGGTTCGCACGCCTGTTGGGAAGCACGGGAAGGCGCTGCGAGCGATCCATCCCGTTGATCTCCTTGGTCAGCACATCGCTGCGCTCCTGGCGCGCGTCGGCGTCGATCCCGCCGCTATCAACGACGTTATCGCCGGGTGCGTCGGTCAGTCAGGGGAACAGTCCGCCAATATCGCGCGCAACGCCTGGCTTGCCGCCGGTCTGCCCGAGTCGATCCCGGCGACGACCATCGACCGGCAGTGCGGTTCGAGTCTCCAGGCGATCCATTTCGCGGCGCAGGGGGTGATGGCAGGTGTATACGACCTGGTCATCGCTGCTGGCGTCGAGTCGATGACGCGCGTACCGCTTGGCGCCTCGATTGCGGTCGGTCCTGGAACCCCGCTCAGCCCACGTCTGGCGCAGCGCTATGGTCTGGATCGCGGTTGGTTCGATCAGGCGCGTGGTGCTGAGCGGATCGCGCGTGAGTGGCGTTTGACGCGCGAAGACCTCGATCAGTATAGTCTGCGCAGTCACCGCCTGGCTGCCGCAGCGCGCGACGCCGGTCGCTTTGCGACCGAAATCATCCCGGTTGCACTGCCGGGCGGAGGTGTATTCGATGCTGATGAGGGCATTCGCGCCGACACATCGGTGGAGCAACTCGCTGCTCTCAAGCCGGCTTTTCCCGACCTGGACCTGATCACGGCTGGCAACGCCAGCCAGATTTCCGACGGTGCGGCGGCGGCGCTGATCGCGTCTCCGTCAGCCGCGCGCGCGCTGGGGCTGCGACCGCGCGCCCGATTCGTCTCGTTCGCCGTTGTTGGCGTCGATCCGGTGACCATGCTCACCGGGCCGATTCCGGTGACGCGACGCGCATTGGAACGGGCAGGTCTCCGTGTTGAGGACATCGACCTGTTTGAAGTCAACGAAGCCTTTGCACCGGTCGTGCTGGCATGGCAGAAAGAGATCGGCGCGCCATGGGAGCGAGTTAATGTTAATGGCGGCGCAATTGCGCTCGGACATCCGCTGGGTGCAACGGGCGGACGAATGATGGCGACGCTCGTGCACGAACTGGAGCGGCGTAGCGGACGATACGGGCTAATTGCCATCTGCGAAGGGGGCGGCATGGCGAATGCAACGATTATCGAGCGCGTGTAG